From Frankiaceae bacterium, a single genomic window includes:
- a CDS encoding SPFH domain-containing protein: MNPLVVTIGVFVALTLAVVLKSIHRIGPTQVGLVNKRLGLKKLEEDNPIALRGEAGYQATLLMPGLRFKLWPIYGVSRFPWVQVPAGEVGVVLAQVGEPLPIGNKSAYYRPEFGNFSDVAAFLTGGGQKGVQRPVLPPGTLVPIHPVAFVVITSREVFGLPVAPELGALAHDGRLIAESFGLGADDLEVLVIAPHGDTDVIGLVTTLEGSPLDKGDIASRLGGFDDIAEMEEEGGANDAELIDVLLGSKNDLHNNYQDFQAFLENGGRIGLQHDPLLYGAYLLNPFLVRVEMVPMLVVNQGEVAVIKGFVGLPTLDTSGVEFKFGSIVRPGHRGIWQEPLRTGKYAINPRVYAAEIVPTFILTLNWANANSEAHDLDTRLESIVGKSREGFVFTIDLQVQIHVSDTKAPKVISMVGTMLNLVNEVLQSAVGNHFRNTLQDLEAVRFIETRQEVQRSAFEAVREYLMAYDVETRGVYIQDVVFPEELVEVLTRREIANQERATYTEQQRAETARVEMEKARGTADMQAELASAQVSVAISKNQAQAREAAAGGEAAYVRLTGQAEADRRQAIGLAEAKAQEALGLARAAGFDAQRDAIGELPTALVAVAGAIAEGHIDIMPEVLVTGGGAVDGLAATVMNTLRGSLPPAPKAPAPKPPRVEEAPAAGKPRKAPAKRPGKAA; encoded by the coding sequence ATGAACCCGCTCGTCGTCACCATCGGAGTGTTCGTCGCGCTGACGCTCGCCGTGGTGCTCAAGTCGATCCACCGCATCGGGCCGACCCAGGTCGGGCTCGTCAACAAGCGGCTGGGCCTGAAGAAGCTGGAGGAGGACAACCCGATCGCCCTGCGCGGCGAGGCCGGCTACCAGGCCACGCTGCTGATGCCGGGGCTGCGCTTCAAGCTGTGGCCGATCTACGGCGTGAGCCGCTTCCCCTGGGTGCAGGTGCCCGCCGGCGAGGTCGGCGTCGTGCTCGCCCAGGTCGGCGAGCCGCTGCCCATCGGCAACAAGAGCGCGTACTACCGGCCTGAGTTCGGCAACTTCTCGGACGTCGCGGCGTTCCTCACCGGCGGCGGGCAGAAGGGCGTGCAGCGTCCCGTGCTGCCTCCGGGCACGCTCGTCCCGATCCACCCGGTGGCGTTCGTCGTCATCACCTCACGCGAGGTGTTCGGCCTGCCGGTCGCACCGGAGCTCGGCGCACTGGCGCACGACGGGCGGCTCATCGCGGAGTCGTTCGGCCTCGGCGCCGACGACCTCGAGGTCCTCGTCATCGCCCCGCACGGCGACACCGACGTCATCGGCCTCGTCACGACGCTGGAGGGCTCGCCGCTCGACAAGGGCGACATCGCCTCGCGCCTCGGCGGCTTCGACGACATCGCCGAGATGGAGGAGGAGGGCGGCGCCAACGACGCCGAGCTCATCGACGTCCTCCTCGGTTCGAAGAACGACCTCCACAACAACTACCAGGACTTCCAGGCGTTCCTCGAGAACGGCGGCCGCATCGGCCTGCAGCACGACCCGCTGCTGTACGGCGCGTACCTGCTGAACCCGTTCCTCGTCCGCGTCGAGATGGTGCCGATGCTCGTCGTCAACCAGGGCGAGGTCGCGGTCATCAAGGGCTTCGTCGGCCTGCCGACGCTGGACACGTCAGGGGTGGAGTTCAAGTTCGGCTCGATCGTGCGGCCAGGGCACCGCGGCATCTGGCAGGAGCCGCTGCGGACCGGCAAGTACGCCATCAACCCGCGCGTCTACGCCGCCGAGATCGTGCCGACGTTCATCCTCACGCTGAACTGGGCCAACGCGAACAGCGAGGCGCACGACCTCGACACGCGACTCGAGTCGATCGTCGGCAAGAGCCGCGAGGGCTTCGTCTTCACCATCGACCTGCAGGTGCAGATCCACGTCTCCGACACCAAGGCGCCGAAGGTCATCTCGATGGTCGGCACCATGCTCAACCTCGTCAACGAGGTGCTGCAGTCGGCGGTCGGCAACCACTTCCGCAACACGCTGCAGGACCTCGAGGCGGTGCGCTTCATCGAGACGCGGCAGGAGGTCCAGCGCTCGGCGTTCGAGGCGGTGCGCGAGTACCTGATGGCGTACGACGTCGAGACGCGCGGCGTCTACATCCAGGACGTCGTGTTCCCCGAGGAGCTGGTCGAGGTGCTGACCCGCAGGGAGATCGCCAACCAGGAGCGCGCGACGTACACCGAGCAGCAGCGCGCGGAGACGGCGCGCGTCGAGATGGAGAAGGCGCGCGGCACCGCCGACATGCAGGCCGAGCTGGCCAGCGCCCAGGTGTCGGTCGCGATCAGCAAGAACCAGGCGCAGGCGCGCGAGGCGGCGGCGGGCGGCGAGGCGGCGTACGTCCGGCTCACCGGCCAGGCCGAGGCCGACCGGCGCCAGGCGATCGGTCTCGCGGAGGCGAAGGCGCAGGAGGCGCTGGGGCTGGCGAGGGCCGCCGGCTTCGACGCGCAGCGCGACGCGATCGGCGAGCTGCCGACGGCGCTGGTGGCGGTGGCCGGCGCGATCGCCGAGGGCCACATCGACATCATGCCGGAGGTCCTCGTGACCGGCGGCGGTGCGGTCGACGGGCTCGCGGCGACGGTCATGAACACGCTGCGCGGCAGCC